Within the Syntrophorhabdales bacterium genome, the region CTCATCTACCAGTTGAAGAAAGAAAAGGACTTCATGATAGATGAGAAGGCGAAAAGTGCCTATCTCACCGAGGAGGGTGTGGCCCGGGTCGAGAAAATCCTGAAAGTCGACAATCTTTACGACCCCAAGTATGTCGATTTTCTCCATCACATCAACCAGGCGCTGAAGGCTCACGAGCTCTTCGCGCGGGACGTGGACTACATCGTAAAAGATGGCAAGGTAATTATCGTCGATGAGTTCACGGGCAGGCTCATGCCCGGAAGACGCTTCAGCGACGGGCTCCACCAGGCGCTGGAAGCCAAGGAGAACGTGAAGATAGAGAGGGAAAACCAGACACTCGCTACGGTCACGTTCCAGAACTTTTTCCGCATGTACAAAAAGCTTGCAGGCATGACCGGTACAGCGGATACCGAGGCGCTGGAGTTCAAGAAGATCTATAACCTGGATGTTGTGGTGATCCCCACTAATAGACCCCTCATCCGGACCAATTATCCTGATGTGGTCTATCGGACGGAGAAGGAAAAGTTCAAGGCTGCTGCCAAGGAGATTGAGGAGCACTACGCGGCGGGCAGACCGGTGCTCGTCGGCACGCTCTCGATAGATAAGTCGGAACGGTTGGCGGAGATGCTCAAGCGCAGGGGTGTCCCGCACCACGTGCTGAACGCGAAGCAGCATGAGCGCGAGGCTGAGATCGTGGCGCAGGCAGGCCGCCTGAAGGCGGTGACCATATCGACGAACATGGCAGGCAGGGGCACAGACATTCTCCTCGGGGGCAACCCCTCGTTTCTTGCCTTGACCATCGCCAAAGGAAAAGAGGGCGCGGAAGAGAACGCCAAAGCGCTGGAGGAAGCCCGCCGGATCTGCGAAAAAGAAAAAGAGGCGGTCATAAAGCTGGGTGGATTGCACATACTGGGCACGGAGCGGCACGAATCGCGGCGCATCGATAATCAGCTTCGGGGCAGGGCAGGCCGCCAGGGAGATCCGGGTTCGTCACGATTTTATGTTTCGCTGGAAGATGAGATTATGCGCATTTTCGGTTCCGAGCGAATATCGCCGCTTCTCGGCAAGCTGGGCATGGATGAAGACATGCCGATCGAGCACAAGCTGATCACCAAGGCGATCGAAAACGCGCAGACCAGAGTCGAGGGGCACAATTTCGAAATACGAAAATATCTCCTCGAATATGACAATGTGATGAACAAGCAGCGGGAAACCGTTTACGGCATGCGCAAGGAGATGCTGAGTGACGGCGACATGAAGGAGCGCGTACTCGAGATGGTTGAGGAACTTTGCGAGGAGTTTGTCGGTGAGTGCGCTCCTGAGAAAGTCTATCCCGAGGAGTGGGATATGGCTTCTCTCAAGAACAGGATATTTGAAACCTTCTTCCTCCATTTC harbors:
- the secA gene encoding preprotein translocase subunit SecA; translation: MIGTILKKVIGTKNERELKRIHPLVEAANALEPKMQGFTDTQLQALTPQFKERIDNGEELDRILPEAFAAVREVARRILNMRHFDSQLVGGIFLHEGNIAEMATGEGKTLVATLPVYLNALEGNGVHVVTVNDYLAKRDAEWMGPVYKFLGLSVGVIVNDLDDEERKRAYGSDVTYGTNNEFGFDYLRDNMKYSLEDFVQREFHYAIVDEVDSILIDEARTPLIISGPAEESTDKYYKINRLIYQLKKEKDFMIDEKAKSAYLTEEGVARVEKILKVDNLYDPKYVDFLHHINQALKAHELFARDVDYIVKDGKVIIVDEFTGRLMPGRRFSDGLHQALEAKENVKIERENQTLATVTFQNFFRMYKKLAGMTGTADTEALEFKKIYNLDVVVIPTNRPLIRTNYPDVVYRTEKEKFKAAAKEIEEHYAAGRPVLVGTLSIDKSERLAEMLKRRGVPHHVLNAKQHEREAEIVAQAGRLKAVTISTNMAGRGTDILLGGNPSFLALTIAKGKEGAEENAKALEEARRICEKEKEAVIKLGGLHILGTERHESRRIDNQLRGRAGRQGDPGSSRFYVSLEDEIMRIFGSERISPLLGKLGMDEDMPIEHKLITKAIENAQTRVEGHNFEIRKYLLEYDNVMNKQRETVYGMRKEMLSDGDMKERVLEMVEELCEEFVGECAPEKVYPEEWDMASLKNRIFETFFLHFDLDHQDIKSMTKPGLLEAVKTTMLSAYDAKEKEFGAETLRSIEQYIAMSSLDVHWKEHLLSLDHLREGIGLRGYGQKDPLREYQRESFEIFLDMLERVKLDTVRKLFAIQPARQEIEKPEMPVMFMNRSDGPEPEHEKSKKIGRNDPCPCGSGKKYKRCCGASK